The Nitratidesulfovibrio sp. SRB-5 genomic sequence AGTTGTACCGCCCCGGCCATGCGGACATCACCTACGACGCCAAGTACGGCCTGCGCGACTTTCGCGGCGGTGGCCGGGCATCGGGACGCGAGACCGTGTCGCGCGTGGCGGGCGGCGCCGTGGCGCTGGCCTTGCTGGCCATGCACGACATAGAGGTGCGCGCCTACACCGTGGAGATCGGCGGCGTGCCCGCCGACGTCGTGGACCCGGCGGGCGCGCAGGAGCGGCTGTTCTTTTCGCCCGACCCGGACGTTGTGCCCGCGTGGGAATCGCTGGTGCACGACGTGCGGGCCGAGGGCGACACCCTGGGCGGCATCGTGCAGGTGGAGGCCACCGGCGTGCCCGCCGGGCTTGGCGAGCCGGTGTTCGACAAGCTGGACGCCCTGCTGGCCCACGCCATGATGTCCGTGGGCGCGGTAAAGGCCGTGGAGGTGGGCGCGGGCCTTGAGGCGGCGCGCCTGCGCGGCAGCGAGAACAACGACCCCATCATTCCCGGCGGCTTCCACACCAACCATGCCGGGGGCATTCTGGGCGGCATCTCCAACGGCCAGCCCATCGTGGTGCGCGCGGCGGTGAAGCCCATTCCTTCCATCGCGCAGGAGCAGATCACCATCGACACCAACGGCAGGCCCGCGCCGCTGCGCGTGGGCGGTCGCCACGACATCTGCGCCATCCCGCGCGTGGTGCCCGTGCTGAAGGCCATGGCGGCGCTGGTGCTGGCGGACAGTCTCCTTCTCCAGCGTCGCATGGGCTAGGGCAAATCGCGCCATTTTGCCTTCGGGCATCGTCAAACATCGTTTTTTGCTCCGGTCGTGTATGGAAGAATACACTCCCTTCGCAAAAAACTCGTTTTCCTTGCCGGAAGGCAAACTGACGCGATTTGCGAGCGCCAGCGCGGTCCATGTGGCTAAGCCGGACTGGATCTGAGTTTTCTCGAAGCTGAAACGCACACGGCGGACGCTCCTTCCGGAACGTCCGCCGTGTGCGTTTTGCTTCTTACTGCCTCGGATCGCCGGGCTGTACTTGGTCGTCGGGCGGGCCGCCGGGCGGGTCGGGGTCCGGGGTGTGGCCCGGTTCCGGGTCGCGGTAGGCGGTGGCGATGCGCTTGAATTCCTCTTCGGCCAGCAGGAAGGCGTCCACCACGGCGGGGTCGAAGTGGGTGCCCCGGCCCTTCAGGATGATCTCGCGCACCTTGGCGTGCGGAAAGGCGGGTTTGTACTGCCGGGCGCAGATCAGCGCGTCGTACACGTCGGCCAGGGCCATCAGGCGACCGGAAAGGGGAATGGCCTCGCCCGCAAGGCCTTCCATGTAGCCGCTGCCGTCCCATTTTTCGTGGTGGCTCCAGGCTATTTCCGCCGCCAGGTGCAGGAAGGCGTCATCCTCCATGCCCTGCGCCGCGTTGGCGATGATGTTGCGCCCGTGGCGCACGTGCTGGCGGATCACCGCGTATTCCTCGTCGGTGAGCTTGCCGGGCTTGAACAGCACGCTGTCGGGCACGGCCACCTTGCCCACGTCGTGCAGCGGCGCGGAATGGAACAGCAGTTCGATGTAGTCCTCGGTCAGTTGGGGGTAGGTTTCCTTGCCGCCCCCCCGTCCGATGTCCCGCAGGGACTCGGCCAGCGCCCGGACGTAGTGCTGGGTGCGCTTGATGTGCGCGCCGCTGATTTCGTCGCGGCTTTCGGCCACGGCGGTCATGGATTCCAGGGTCATCTGCCGGGCATGGTTCAGCTGGCGCAGCCGCACGAAGGCCATGCGCCGTTCCCGCGCGTACAGCGCGAGGGACAGCAGCGCCCCTTGCGCAAGCGCGGCCAGCACCGGGGCGGCCATGGGCAGGGCCATGCCCCGCCACACGAACAGCGCTGACCCCACGGCGGGCATGGTCAGGGCCACGGCCAGCGTGGCGACTCCGGCCTGCAATGGCCCGGCCCGCAGGAACAGCAGTCCGGCCAGCAGGGTGACCAGCGCCGCCGGGACGAGCCGGAACGCGACGGCATGTTCCGGCTCGCGCAGGGGGTTGCCGTCGAACAGGTTGTCCAGGGCCACGGCGTGCACTTCCGTGCCGGGGTAGTTGGACGACACCGGGGTGTGGTGCAGGTCGTTGAGGCGTGCCGCGCTGGACCCCACGATGACCATGCGCCCCTCGAACAGGGCCGGGTCGTGCGCGTCACGCAGCACCTCCGCCGCCGGGACGAAGCGGTGCGCCCGCGCACCCCCGGCAAAGCGCAACCGCATGCGCGCCGCCCGGTCCACCGGGATGCGCGTTTCGCCTGCCACCAGCACCGGCCCCAGCGCGTCCGTTTCCACGCGCACCTCGCGCAGGTTGCGCACCTGCATGAACAGGGCAAGCGCCAGGCTGGGGTAGTACTGCCCCTGAAAGCGATGCAGCAGCGGCACGCGGCGGATGCTGCCGTCCTCGTCCTTTTCCACGTTGATGAATCCGGACGCGGCCAGCCCGGCCTGGATGGGGCCGGTGTTGCACAGGATGCCGGTGGCCTCCGCCGGGGCGATGGCCGTGGTTTCTCCGGTCACGCGCACCGGGCGGGGCAGGTTTTCCGGGTCGGGAGTGACGAGGTCGAACAGGTGCAGCACCGCGCCCACGGCTTCCGCCCCGGCCAGCACGCTGCCGAAATAGGCGTCGTTGTCCTCCATGCCGCGCGGCACGCCGCTGATGGCGATATCCAGCCCGAAGTCGCGCCGGAAGGCGTGGCGGATGGTGGCGATGGAGGTGCGGTCCGGCTCGGAGAACAGGACGTCCACCCCCACCCCCATGGGCCGGGCGGCGGACACCCGCCGCACGATGCCCCCGGTAAGGTAGCGCGGCCACGGCCACTGGCCCGCCACGGCCAGGCTTTCCTCGTCGATGTCCACGATGACCACGCGATCCGGGACATCCGGCGCGGTGGCCCGGGCCATGCGGCTGGCCAGCCCGTCGAGGATGCGGTTGTCCGCAAGCTGCACCAAGCCTTGCTCGGCCAGGCAGAACAGCGCGGCCAGCAGCAGCCCGGCCACGGTGACGGCGGCCACCAGCCGCTGGCGCGAAATGGTGACCAGGCGTGATGCGGGTTTGACGGGCGTGGGCATGAGGTACCGTGTCCGAAAAACTTAGCGGACCAGGATTTCCACCCGCCTGTTCCTCGCCTCGGCCACGCCGGGTGCGGTGGGCACCAGCGGGTCGTTGGCCCCGTGGCCGGACAGCGTCATGGCGCCTGCGGGCACCCCGCGCGCTTGCAGCATGCGGCGCACGGCTTCTGCCCGGGCCATGGACAGCTTCTGGTTGGCGACGGGATCGCCCGCGCTGTCGCTGTGCCCGATGACCGAGACGTTACTCACGGCGCGGCATTTGATGGTGTCGGCGGCCTCGTCCAGTGCCGGGCGGGATGTCGGCTCCGGCTCCGTGGATCCGGTGGGGAAGTACAGCAGGAAGCTCTTGGGCGGTTCCGGCATGGCGGCCAGCGTGCTGCCGAAGACGCGGTCGATCTCCTGTTGCGGCATCACCCTGGGCGGGGCGGGCCTGTCGGTCACCTGGGTGGATTCGTTGGCGGCGGCCAGGGGCTGTTCGGCCCCGCCCGCCCTCACCACCACTCGGCCCACGCCGCCGTCGTCGTCGGGCACCAGCACCACGGTGGTCTTGGGCGCGCAGGCCCCCAGCACAAGACACAGCAGAAGGATGGAAAACAGCGTGCGCATGGTGCCCCCCTATTCGGCGCGGATGAGGAAACGGGTGCCGCGCACGCCCACGGCGGCCTGCGGCGTGCGGACCTTGACGGCCTCTGGCGCCAGCTTGGCCAGCCGACCGGAGGAATAGGCCGCCTCGCCGCGCTGCATGTACACGTCGAAGTCGTAGTCCTTTTCCAGGGGGACGAAGCGGTAGGACTGCACCGTCAGTTCCGAACCCGGCCCCACGGCGATGCGCGTGCCGTCCTGAAAGCTGACCCCGGCCTTGCCGTCCGGGCCGGTGCGCAGGATGTCGCCCACCAGCAGCGGGTCACCCGGCGCGGGAACGGAAGTGGCGGCGCCCCGCTGCACGGTGACCGCGCCGGACACCGTGCGGAAGTTGGCGGCGGGCGCTTCCGCCCGTGTCACGGATGCACACAGGACAAGTGCCACGGTCAACAGAGCCAGCCGTGCCAGCGGCACGCAGGCGAACAGACGTGTAATGCGCATGGAATCCCCCCGGTATGCGTGTTTCGTCCGTATGTGCGGTTGGGACGGGGCATGCCCGTGTCGGCCTGTCCCGTCGAAAGGCGGGCGGCTGCCGCCTGTCCGATTCGCGTGGCTGCGCGGCGCGTGCCCGTCCGGACGCATGCGCAGGCTTGTCCGCATTGATTATTTTGGCATTCATTTTTTGGGTATACAATTAGATTTCGACACAGGCGGGGCGAAAGGTCCGGAAGAATGCGGGCAGACGTGCCGTGCGCCCGCGCCCTGTGCGCCCTGTGCGCGCTGTCACCATCCTTGCGGCTCCATCCGCCGGGCGGCCCGATTGCCGCGCCATCCTTGACGGGTGCGGCACGAGCGGCTAGGGGCTGTTGCAGACCTTGCGGCATCTTGCGCCCCAGGCCGACGGTGCGCTTTCCGTGCCGTGCCGTGCCAGCCCGCGCCGTGCCCCGCGCCCGCGCGACCGGGTGTCTGCTGACGCCCCCGGCCCGCTCTTCTCGCCTCCAACCGGCTCGCCTCCAACCGGACATCCCATGCAGCACGACCCGCGCAACCCGCGATCCTCCCGAATTTCCCGCTCCGCCGCATCGACCGGCCCCGCGTCCGATTCCGCGACCGGCGCTTCGTCCAAGGGGCAGCCCACCGCCAAGGCCGCGCCCATGCTGGCCGCCATGCAGGAGGCGCAGGACGCCCCGGAACAGCTTTCCGGCGTGCTCGACCGCGTCATCTTCCACAACGAGGAAAACGGCTACACCGTGCTGCGCCTGCGCCCGCTGCCCAAGGGCGACATGATCAGCGTGGTGGGGCACATGGTTTCGCCGCAGCCGGGGGCCTCCTTGAAGCTGGTGGGTCGCTGGGTGAACAACCCGCGCTTCGGGCGGCAGTTTTCCATGGAAAATTACGAGAACCTGCTGCCCGCCTCTGTTGAGGGCATCCGCCACTATCTCGGCTCCGGCCTCATCAAGGGCGTGGGCGAATCCATGGCCGCGCGCATCGTGGATGCCTTCGGCGAGGACACCTTTCGCGTGCTGGACGAAGAGCCGGACAGGCTGCTGCGCGTCAGCGGCGTGGGCGGCAAGACGCTGGAACGCATCAAGGCGGGCTGGTCCGACCATCAGGGCATCCGCGACCTGATCATGTTCCTGCAACCGCACGGGGTCAGCACCGCCTATGCCGTGCGCATCTACCGCCACTACGGGCAGCAGGCCCTGGCGGTGGTGCGCGAGAATCCCTACCGCCTGGCCATGGACATCCACGGCATCGGCTTTCATACCGCCGACACCGTGGCGGAAAAGCTGGGCTTCTCGCGCGACAGCGAACTGCGGGCAGAGGCGGGCACCCTGTACACCCTGCAACGCCTGAACGACGACGGCCACGTCTACGTGCCGCACGATACGCTGATCACCCACACCTCGGACCAGCTGGACATCCGCGCCGACCTCGTGGAGGACGCCCTGCGCACCCTGGAGATAGAGGAGCGCATCGTCATCGAGGAAATGGACGGCGAGCTCGGGGTGTTCCTTTCCCGCTATCATCATTACGAAACCAAGATCGCCTATTACCTGCAACGGGTGCTGCGTTCGCCGAAAGCCGTGCACTTCGAGAACCCGGAAGCCGTCATCGCCGAGGTGCTGGCCAAGCTGTCCATCACCCTTGCGCCGGAGCAGCTGGAGGCCGTGCGCACCGCCACCCGTTCCAAGGTCATGGTGCTTACCGGCGGCCCCGGCACCGGCAAGACCACCATCATCAACGCCATCATCAAGGTCTTTGCCGAAACGCGCGCCAAGATCCTGCTGGCCGCGCCCACGGGCCGCGCCGCCAAGCGCATGTCCGAGACCAGCGGGCGCGAATCCAAGACCATTCACCGTCTGCTGGAGTACAGCCCCAAGGAGGACGGTTTCGCCCGCAACGAGGACAACCCCCTCGCCTGCGGCCTGCTGGTGGTGGACGAGGCGTCCATGATGGACACCATGCTCATGTACCACCTGCTGAAGGCCGTGCCGCTGGGGGCCACGCTGCTCTTCGTGGGCGACGTGCACCAGCTGCCCTCGGTGGGGCCGGGCAACGTGCTGCGCGATGTCATCGCCTCCGGCGTGGTGCCGGTGGTGGAACTGGTGGAGGTGTTCCGGCAGGCCGCCGAAAGCGAGATCATCTGCAACGCCCACCGCATCAACCATGGCGAGGTGCCGCCGCTGGAATCCTCGCGCGACCGGCTGTCCGACTTCTACTTCATCCGGCAGGACGACCCCGAGAAGGCCGTGGAGATGATCGTGGAACTGGTGCGCGACCACATCCCGCGCCGCTTCGGCCTGCATCCCGTCAACGACATCCAGGTGCTTACCCCCATGCACAAGGGCGCGGTGGGCGCGGGCAACCTGAACGTGCGCCTGCAACAGGCCCTGAACGGCCAGACCCTGTGCGTGCAACGCGGCGAGCGCCAGTACCGTCTGGACGACAAGGTGATGCAGATCCGCAACAACTATGACAAGGACGTCTTCAACGGCGACATCGGGCGCATCTGTCTGGTGGACCCCAAGGAGCGCCAGCTCACCGTGCGGTTTGACGAGCGCAACGTGCCCTATGCCTGGGAAGAACTGGACGAGATCGTCCCCGCCTACGCCATCTCCGTGCACAAGTCGCAGGGCTCCGAATACCCCGCCGTGGTCATCCCCGTGCTGACCCAGCATTACATGCTGCTGCAACGCAATCTCATCTACACCGGCGTCACCCGGGGCAAACGCCTTGTGGTGCTGGTGGGCGAGCCGCGCGCCCTGGCCATGGCCGTCAAGAACAACCGCATGCACAAGCGCCACACCCGCCTTGCCCGGCGGTTGGCCTTGGGTGTGGGGGTGGGGTAACGCGTTGGGGGAATGACGAAGATTTTTGAAGGGGAAAAAGCGTACCGGGGGAAGGGGGGAAGCTTTGAAAAGCTTCCCCCCTTCCCCCGAACCCCCTTCCCCCCAGCAAATTTTTCAATTGTGGTGTATGGCGTGAGGCAAGAGGTCGTGCAGAAACGGCAGGTTCACGCGGGGCAAGGTGCGAGAGGGTAAGAAATACCCCGGCCAGCAGTTTGCCGAGAACAGGGAGAGAATGAAG encodes the following:
- the aroC gene encoding chorismate synthase, giving the protein MSGNTFGRIFRLTTYGESHGPGLGGVVDGCPAGVPLDESVIQRELDLRRPGSASAGLAGTARKESDTVRLLSGVFEGVTTGTPIGFHIANEDQRSRDYGDLAKLYRPGHADITYDAKYGLRDFRGGGRASGRETVSRVAGGAVALALLAMHDIEVRAYTVEIGGVPADVVDPAGAQERLFFSPDPDVVPAWESLVHDVRAEGDTLGGIVQVEATGVPAGLGEPVFDKLDALLAHAMMSVGAVKAVEVGAGLEAARLRGSENNDPIIPGGFHTNHAGGILGGISNGQPIVVRAAVKPIPSIAQEQITIDTNGRPAPLRVGGRHDICAIPRVVPVLKAMAALVLADSLLLQRRMG
- a CDS encoding ATP-dependent RecD-like DNA helicase → MQEAQDAPEQLSGVLDRVIFHNEENGYTVLRLRPLPKGDMISVVGHMVSPQPGASLKLVGRWVNNPRFGRQFSMENYENLLPASVEGIRHYLGSGLIKGVGESMAARIVDAFGEDTFRVLDEEPDRLLRVSGVGGKTLERIKAGWSDHQGIRDLIMFLQPHGVSTAYAVRIYRHYGQQALAVVRENPYRLAMDIHGIGFHTADTVAEKLGFSRDSELRAEAGTLYTLQRLNDDGHVYVPHDTLITHTSDQLDIRADLVEDALRTLEIEERIVIEEMDGELGVFLSRYHHYETKIAYYLQRVLRSPKAVHFENPEAVIAEVLAKLSITLAPEQLEAVRTATRSKVMVLTGGPGTGKTTIINAIIKVFAETRAKILLAAPTGRAAKRMSETSGRESKTIHRLLEYSPKEDGFARNEDNPLACGLLVVDEASMMDTMLMYHLLKAVPLGATLLFVGDVHQLPSVGPGNVLRDVIASGVVPVVELVEVFRQAAESEIICNAHRINHGEVPPLESSRDRLSDFYFIRQDDPEKAVEMIVELVRDHIPRRFGLHPVNDIQVLTPMHKGAVGAGNLNVRLQQALNGQTLCVQRGERQYRLDDKVMQIRNNYDKDVFNGDIGRICLVDPKERQLTVRFDERNVPYAWEELDEIVPAYAISVHKSQGSEYPAVVIPVLTQHYMLLQRNLIYTGVTRGKRLVVLVGEPRALAMAVKNNRMHKRHTRLARRLALGVGVG
- a CDS encoding OmpA family protein is translated as MRTLFSILLLCLVLGACAPKTTVVLVPDDDGGVGRVVVRAGGAEQPLAAANESTQVTDRPAPPRVMPQQEIDRVFGSTLAAMPEPPKSFLLYFPTGSTEPEPTSRPALDEAADTIKCRAVSNVSVIGHSDSAGDPVANQKLSMARAEAVRRMLQARGVPAGAMTLSGHGANDPLVPTAPGVAEARNRRVEILVR
- a CDS encoding FecR domain-containing protein produces the protein MRITRLFACVPLARLALLTVALVLCASVTRAEAPAANFRTVSGAVTVQRGAATSVPAPGDPLLVGDILRTGPDGKAGVSFQDGTRIAVGPGSELTVQSYRFVPLEKDYDFDVYMQRGEAAYSSGRLAKLAPEAVKVRTPQAAVGVRGTRFLIRAE
- a CDS encoding CHASE2 domain-containing protein, whose amino-acid sequence is MPTPVKPASRLVTISRQRLVAAVTVAGLLLAALFCLAEQGLVQLADNRILDGLASRMARATAPDVPDRVVIVDIDEESLAVAGQWPWPRYLTGGIVRRVSAARPMGVGVDVLFSEPDRTSIATIRHAFRRDFGLDIAISGVPRGMEDNDAYFGSVLAGAEAVGAVLHLFDLVTPDPENLPRPVRVTGETTAIAPAEATGILCNTGPIQAGLAASGFINVEKDEDGSIRRVPLLHRFQGQYYPSLALALFMQVRNLREVRVETDALGPVLVAGETRIPVDRAARMRLRFAGGARAHRFVPAAEVLRDAHDPALFEGRMVIVGSSAARLNDLHHTPVSSNYPGTEVHAVALDNLFDGNPLREPEHAVAFRLVPAALVTLLAGLLFLRAGPLQAGVATLAVALTMPAVGSALFVWRGMALPMAAPVLAALAQGALLSLALYARERRMAFVRLRQLNHARQMTLESMTAVAESRDEISGAHIKRTQHYVRALAESLRDIGRGGGKETYPQLTEDYIELLFHSAPLHDVGKVAVPDSVLFKPGKLTDEEYAVIRQHVRHGRNIIANAAQGMEDDAFLHLAAEIAWSHHEKWDGSGYMEGLAGEAIPLSGRLMALADVYDALICARQYKPAFPHAKVREIILKGRGTHFDPAVVDAFLLAEEEFKRIATAYRDPEPGHTPDPDPPGGPPDDQVQPGDPRQ